A section of the Sphingomonas ginsenosidivorax genome encodes:
- a CDS encoding response regulator transcription factor, with the protein MSKPGLLYIVEDDEVFARTLRRSFERRGYTVMQAASHEDLLVLLADATPRYAVVDLKLGGASGLVCVQTLHARDPGIVVVVLTGFASIATAVEAIKLGAAHYLVKPSNTDDIEAAFDRTEGSVDAQVSERPTSIKTLEWERIHTTLAETGFNISETARRLGMHRRTLARKLEKRPVK; encoded by the coding sequence ATGAGCAAACCCGGCCTGCTGTACATCGTCGAGGATGACGAGGTCTTTGCGCGCACGCTGCGCCGCTCGTTCGAACGCCGCGGCTACACCGTGATGCAGGCGGCGAGCCACGAGGACCTGCTGGTGCTGCTCGCCGACGCCACCCCGCGCTATGCGGTCGTCGACCTCAAGCTCGGCGGCGCGTCGGGGCTGGTCTGCGTGCAGACATTGCACGCGCGCGATCCGGGAATTGTCGTCGTGGTGCTGACCGGCTTCGCCAGCATCGCGACCGCGGTCGAGGCGATCAAGCTGGGCGCGGCGCATTATCTGGTCAAGCCGTCGAACACCGACGACATCGAAGCCGCATTTGATCGCACCGAGGGCAGCGTCGACGCGCAGGTCTCCGAACGGCCGACCTCGATCAAGACGCTTGAATGGGAGCGGATCCACACGACGCTCGCCGAAACCGGGTTCAACATCTCGGAAACCGCGCGGCGGCTCGGCATGCACCGCCGCACGCTGGCGCGGAAGCTCGAGAAGCGCCCGGTCAAATAG
- the cyoB gene encoding cytochrome o ubiquinol oxidase subunit I, with translation MSDTLLKTIFGRLSLESLPLHEPIVMGTFVVVAIGGAGLLAALTYFKLWGHLWNQWFTSVDHKKIGIMYMILAIVMLLRGFSDAIMMRAQQAMAFNGNEGFLTAHHYDQVFTAHGVIMIFFVAMPFVTGLMNYVVPLQIGARDVSFPFLNNFSFWMTTAGAVIVMMSLFIGEFARTGWLAMPPLSGLAYSPDVGVDYYIWALQIAGVGTLLSGVNLIATIVKMRAPGMGFMKMPIFTWTALCTNILIVAAFPVLTAVLALLSLDRYVGTAFFTNDAGGNPMMYVNLIWIWGHPEVYILILPCFGVFSEVTSTFSGKRLFGYSSMVYATLVITILAYLVWLHHFFTMGSGASVNSFFGITTMIISIPTGAKIFNWLFTMYRGRIRFELPMLWTIAFMVTFTIGGMTGVLLAVPPADFVLHNSLFLVAHFHNVIIGGVIFGVFAGINYWFPKAFGFKLNQFWGKVSFWSWVVGFYLAFMPLYILGLMGVTRRMRYFDDPNLQVWFVIAAIGAALIAVGIGAFLLQIFVSIRNREALADHTGDPWGGRTLEWSTSSPPPEYNFAFTPIIHDLDAWYDMKDRKYARPTTGFKPIHMPSGTGAGVVLAGLSVAFGFAMIWYMWWLAGLSLLGIFAAAILHTFNYKRDYHIPVEEVIATEAARTRQLAAQGV, from the coding sequence ATGTCCGATACCTTGCTGAAGACCATCTTCGGCCGCCTCTCCCTGGAATCGCTGCCGCTGCACGAGCCGATCGTGATGGGCACGTTCGTCGTCGTCGCCATCGGCGGCGCGGGGCTGCTCGCGGCGCTGACCTATTTCAAGCTCTGGGGTCACCTGTGGAACCAGTGGTTCACCAGCGTCGATCACAAGAAGATCGGGATCATGTACATGATCCTCGCGATCGTCATGCTGCTGCGCGGGTTCTCCGACGCGATCATGATGCGCGCGCAACAGGCGATGGCGTTCAACGGGAACGAAGGGTTCCTGACCGCGCATCACTATGACCAGGTCTTCACCGCGCACGGCGTGATCATGATCTTCTTCGTCGCGATGCCGTTCGTGACGGGCCTCATGAACTACGTCGTCCCGTTGCAGATCGGCGCGCGCGACGTGTCGTTCCCGTTCCTCAACAATTTCAGCTTCTGGATGACGACGGCCGGCGCGGTCATCGTGATGATGTCGCTGTTCATCGGCGAGTTCGCGCGGACCGGCTGGCTGGCGATGCCGCCGCTGTCGGGGCTTGCCTATTCACCCGATGTCGGCGTCGACTATTACATCTGGGCTTTGCAGATCGCGGGCGTCGGGACCTTGCTGTCCGGCGTCAACCTGATCGCGACGATCGTCAAGATGCGCGCGCCGGGCATGGGCTTCATGAAGATGCCGATCTTCACCTGGACCGCGCTGTGCACCAACATCCTGATCGTCGCCGCCTTCCCGGTGCTGACCGCGGTGCTCGCGCTGCTCAGCCTCGATCGCTACGTCGGCACCGCGTTCTTCACGAACGATGCCGGCGGCAACCCGATGATGTACGTCAACCTGATCTGGATCTGGGGCCATCCGGAGGTCTACATCCTGATCCTGCCATGCTTCGGCGTGTTCTCGGAAGTCACCTCGACCTTCTCGGGCAAGCGCCTCTTCGGCTACAGCTCGATGGTCTATGCGACGCTCGTCATCACGATCCTCGCCTATCTGGTCTGGCTGCACCATTTCTTCACGATGGGGTCGGGCGCGAGCGTGAACTCGTTCTTCGGGATCACCACGATGATCATCTCGATCCCGACAGGGGCCAAGATCTTCAACTGGCTGTTCACGATGTACCGCGGCCGCATCCGCTTCGAGCTGCCGATGCTGTGGACGATCGCCTTCATGGTGACCTTCACGATCGGCGGGATGACCGGCGTGCTGCTCGCGGTGCCGCCTGCCGACTTCGTGCTGCACAACTCGCTGTTCCTCGTCGCGCACTTCCACAACGTCATCATCGGCGGCGTGATCTTCGGGGTGTTCGCCGGGATCAACTACTGGTTCCCCAAGGCGTTCGGCTTCAAGCTGAACCAGTTCTGGGGCAAGGTCAGCTTCTGGTCGTGGGTGGTCGGCTTCTATCTCGCCTTCATGCCGCTCTACATACTGGGGCTGATGGGCGTGACGCGCCGGATGCGCTATTTCGACGACCCGAACCTGCAGGTCTGGTTCGTGATCGCCGCGATCGGCGCAGCGTTGATCGCGGTCGGCATCGGTGCCTTCCTGCTCCAGATCTTCGTCAGCATCCGCAACCGCGAGGCGCTCGCCGATCACACCGGCGATCCCTGGGGTGGCCGGACGCTCGAATGGTCGACCTCGTCGCCGCCGCCCGAGTACAACTTCGCGTTCACGCCGATCATCCACGACCTGGATGCCTGGTACGACATGAAGGACCGCAAGTACGCACGGCCAACGACCGGCTTCAAGCCGATCCACATGCCCAGCGGCACCGGCGCCGGCGTCGTCCTGGCCGGGCTGAGCGTGGCGTTCGGCTTCGCGATGATCTGGTACATGTGGTGGCTGGCGGGGCTCTCGCTGCTCGGTATCTTCGCTGCTGCGATCCTGCACACGTTCAACTACAAGCGCGACTACCACATCCCCGTGGAAGAGGTGATCGCGACCGAAGCCGCCCGTACCCGTCAACTCGCTGCACAGGGAGTCTGA
- a CDS encoding ATP-binding protein: MTTSRQGWQGWLTRAAKLTDATGSANMRQLVTLRWIAVAGQLLTILFVRFVLHFDLPLVPMGLAMAAAVVLNLASMPLYGWQRGPNAQLFCAMLFDVGLLTVQLYLSGGATNPFIELYLLQVVLGAVLLDRWSSWTIVGVTACCFAALTVRYRPLVLPPGYGGSFFELYTIGSLLCFALIATLLVLFMTRITTNLRGRDTHLADLRQQAAEEDHIVRMGLLASGAAHELGTPLASIAVILADWRRMPVLARAPGLLAEIGEMQAEVQRCKTIVTGILLAAGEARGEAPEIVSLHQFLDGIVDDWRALHAGVEVDYVARVGDNPQIVSDPALKQVIANILDNAAEASPDWIGFRGERSGDHLVLAVRDRGPGFSAERIAGFGKPYQSTKAEPGHGLGLFLAVNVVRKLGGTASVANRDHGGAEVTLTLPLAAIAMEEGA; encoded by the coding sequence ATGACCACATCTCGCCAGGGCTGGCAGGGCTGGCTCACCCGCGCCGCCAAGCTCACCGACGCGACCGGCAGCGCCAACATGCGCCAGCTCGTCACGCTGCGCTGGATCGCGGTCGCGGGGCAGCTGCTGACCATCCTGTTCGTGCGGTTCGTGCTGCACTTCGACCTGCCGCTCGTGCCGATGGGGCTGGCGATGGCCGCGGCGGTGGTGCTCAACCTCGCCAGCATGCCGCTCTACGGGTGGCAGCGCGGGCCCAATGCGCAGCTGTTCTGCGCGATGCTGTTCGACGTCGGGCTGCTGACCGTGCAGCTCTATCTCAGCGGCGGCGCGACCAACCCGTTCATCGAGCTGTACCTGCTCCAGGTCGTGCTCGGTGCGGTGCTGCTCGATCGCTGGTCGAGCTGGACGATCGTCGGTGTCACCGCCTGCTGCTTCGCCGCGCTGACGGTGCGCTATCGCCCGCTGGTGCTGCCGCCCGGCTATGGCGGCAGCTTCTTCGAGCTCTACACGATCGGGTCGCTGCTCTGCTTCGCGCTGATCGCGACGCTGCTGGTGCTGTTCATGACCCGCATCACCACCAACCTGCGCGGCCGCGACACGCATCTCGCCGACCTGCGCCAGCAGGCCGCGGAGGAGGACCATATCGTCCGCATGGGGCTGCTCGCATCAGGCGCGGCGCACGAGCTCGGCACGCCGCTCGCCTCGATCGCGGTGATCCTGGCGGACTGGCGGCGGATGCCCGTGCTCGCGCGCGCCCCCGGGCTGCTCGCCGAGATCGGCGAGATGCAGGCCGAGGTCCAGCGCTGCAAGACGATCGTCACCGGCATCCTGCTCGCCGCGGGCGAGGCACGCGGCGAGGCGCCCGAGATCGTCTCGCTCCACCAGTTCCTCGACGGCATCGTCGACGATTGGCGCGCGCTGCATGCCGGCGTCGAGGTCGACTATGTCGCGCGCGTCGGCGACAACCCGCAGATCGTCTCCGATCCCGCGCTCAAACAGGTCATCGCCAACATCCTCGACAACGCCGCCGAAGCCTCGCCCGACTGGATCGGCTTTCGCGGCGAACGCAGCGGCGACCATCTGGTGCTGGCGGTACGCGACCGCGGCCCGGGCTTCTCGGCCGAGCGGATCGCCGGGTTCGGCAAACCCTATCAGTCGACCAAGGCCGAACCCGGGCACGGGCTGGGGCTGTTCCTCGCGGTCAACGTCGTGCGCAAGCTCGGCGGCACCGCGTCGGTCGCCAATCGTGACCATGGCGGCGCGGAGGTCACGCTGACGCTGCCGCTCGCGGCGATCGCGATGGAGGAGGGGGCATGA
- a CDS encoding DODA-type extradiol aromatic ring-opening family dioxygenase — protein sequence MTTLPDQPIRQPSLFIPHGGGPCFFMPDPAGTWTGMAAYLRGIAATLPGRPTAILVVSGHWETRGFAFTGAARPPLIYDYGGFPAHTYELRYDAPGAPDLAARAAALLQDAGMTATIDPQRGLDHGVFVPLKVAFPDADIPVVEMSVDRDLDPALHLAAGRALAPLRDAGVLIVASGMSFHNMRGYGDPRFTAPSQQFDDWLSEAVALPGDERAAALTAWADAPAARLSHPAEEHLLPLMVAAGASDAPGVHDYAELVMHTAISGYRFA from the coding sequence ATGACGACACTCCCCGATCAGCCGATCCGCCAGCCCAGCCTGTTCATCCCCCATGGCGGCGGCCCCTGTTTCTTCATGCCCGATCCCGCCGGCACCTGGACGGGGATGGCAGCGTATCTGCGCGGCATCGCCGCCACCCTTCCCGGGCGGCCGACCGCGATCCTCGTCGTCTCGGGGCATTGGGAAACGCGCGGGTTCGCGTTCACCGGCGCGGCGCGACCACCGCTGATCTACGATTATGGCGGCTTCCCCGCGCATACCTACGAGCTGCGCTACGACGCCCCCGGCGCGCCCGACCTCGCCGCGCGCGCCGCCGCGCTGCTGCAGGATGCCGGCATGACCGCCACCATCGACCCGCAGCGCGGTCTCGACCACGGTGTCTTCGTGCCGCTGAAGGTCGCCTTCCCGGACGCCGACATTCCCGTCGTCGAGATGTCGGTCGATCGCGATCTCGACCCCGCGCTGCACCTCGCCGCCGGTCGCGCACTCGCCCCCTTGCGCGACGCGGGCGTGCTGATCGTCGCGTCGGGCATGAGCTTCCACAACATGCGCGGCTATGGCGATCCGCGCTTCACCGCGCCGTCGCAGCAGTTCGACGACTGGCTGAGCGAAGCGGTCGCGCTGCCCGGCGACGAGCGTGCAGCGGCGCTCACCGCCTGGGCCGACGCCCCCGCGGCGAGGCTCTCGCACCCGGCCGAGGAGCATCTGCTCCCGCTGATGGTCGCGGCCGGCGCGTCCGACGCACCCGGCGTCCACGATTATGCCGAGCTGGTGATGCACACCGCCATCTCCGGCTATCGCTTTGCCTGA
- the cyoC gene encoding cytochrome o ubiquinol oxidase subunit III, which produces MSAQTIKQDDGTPVSFYVEDEHDHPEGGSTMLGFWMYLMSDCLIFAVLFATYGVLGNSYAGGPGPRELFELPLVAVNTAMLLFSSITYGFAMLAMDEGKVRTMQAWLVMTGLFGLAFLSIELYEFSTLIHEGAGPTRSAFLSSFFVLVGTHGLHVTMGLVWLVTLMVQVGRHGLIAANKRRLLCLSMFWHFLDVIWIGVFTFVYLMGMLR; this is translated from the coding sequence ATGTCCGCACAGACCATCAAGCAGGATGACGGCACGCCCGTGAGCTTCTACGTCGAGGACGAGCACGACCATCCCGAAGGCGGCAGCACGATGCTGGGCTTCTGGATGTACCTGATGAGCGATTGCCTCATCTTCGCGGTGCTGTTCGCGACCTATGGTGTGCTCGGCAACAGCTATGCGGGCGGCCCCGGCCCCCGCGAGCTGTTCGAGCTGCCGCTGGTCGCGGTGAACACCGCGATGCTGCTGTTCTCGTCGATCACCTACGGCTTCGCGATGCTCGCGATGGACGAGGGCAAGGTCCGCACGATGCAGGCCTGGCTGGTGATGACCGGGCTGTTCGGCCTGGCGTTCCTGTCGATCGAACTCTACGAGTTCTCCACCCTGATCCACGAGGGCGCAGGCCCGACGCGCAGCGCGTTCCTGTCGTCCTTCTTCGTGCTGGTCGGCACCCACGGCCTCCACGTCACGATGGGCCTGGTCTGGCTGGTCACGCTGATGGTCCAGGTCGGCCGCCACGGGCTGATCGCCGCGAACAAGCGCCGGCTGCTGTGCCTCAGCATGTTCTGGCATTTCCTCGACGTCATCTGGATCGGCGTCTTCACCTTCGTCTACCTGATGGGCATGCTGCGATGA
- a CDS encoding pirin family protein: MTRSVPRTVLRQYPAQRDDIADLVTRRPVPGPGLAQVDPFLFLNHHGPQVYAPGNRGLPFGPHPHRGFETVSFILTGEMAHRDSGGHDSVIRAGGIQWMTAGSGLIHAEISPDSFKRAGGPLEILQLWINLPSRLKMTKPAYTGLQREDIPAIAVPGGVVNLIAGTFGDRSGPIDSLTGVTMMTVTLDAGAQVTLPAPRGRAVFFYTVAGSPKVGETRIKPFHLATFDDAGDTIDVTAEAPVTLLYGHADPIGEPVVAHGPFVMTTREEIGAAIRDYQAGLFGPAPVV, encoded by the coding sequence ATGACCCGTTCCGTACCCCGCACCGTCCTGCGGCAATATCCCGCGCAGCGCGACGACATCGCCGATCTCGTCACGCGGCGGCCCGTGCCGGGGCCGGGCCTCGCGCAGGTCGATCCGTTCCTGTTCCTCAACCACCACGGCCCGCAGGTCTATGCGCCGGGCAATCGCGGCCTGCCGTTCGGCCCGCATCCGCATCGCGGGTTCGAGACCGTCAGCTTCATCCTGACCGGCGAGATGGCGCACCGCGACAGCGGCGGGCACGACAGCGTGATCCGCGCGGGCGGGATCCAGTGGATGACCGCCGGCTCGGGACTGATCCATGCCGAGATCTCACCCGACTCGTTCAAGCGCGCGGGCGGTCCGCTCGAGATCCTGCAGCTCTGGATCAACCTGCCCAGCCGCCTCAAGATGACCAAGCCCGCCTATACCGGGCTGCAGCGCGAGGACATTCCCGCGATCGCCGTGCCAGGCGGCGTGGTGAACCTGATCGCCGGGACGTTCGGCGATCGTTCGGGGCCGATCGACTCGCTGACCGGCGTGACGATGATGACCGTCACGCTCGATGCGGGCGCGCAGGTGACGCTGCCGGCGCCGCGGGGCAGGGCGGTGTTCTTCTACACCGTCGCCGGCAGCCCGAAGGTCGGCGAGACCCGAATCAAGCCGTTCCACCTGGCGACGTTCGACGACGCGGGCGACACGATCGACGTGACCGCAGAGGCGCCGGTGACCCTGCTCTACGGCCATGCCGATCCGATCGGCGAGCCGGTCGTCGCGCACGGCCCGTTCGTCATGACCACGCGCGAGGAGATCGGCGCGGCGATCCGCGACTATCAGGCCGGGCTGTTCGGCCCGGCTCCGGTGGTCTAG
- a CDS encoding SURF1 family protein: MRTKPATVAVGFAALLIFAGFVALGVWQVHRRTWKLALIEQVDARAHALPVAPPRPGAQVTAERDAYRRVIVRGVFLNDSETLVRAATVLGSGYWVMTPLRTSGGVVLVNRGYVSPEQRTAHARPQGEQTVTGYLRITEPGGGFLRKNDPAHGAWYSRDVAAIARARGVSAAPYFIDADRVGEGAPVGGLTVIAFPNNHLVYMLTWFALAGLTLVGFGVFVRQDRRKVAA; encoded by the coding sequence GTGAGGACCAAGCCGGCGACGGTCGCGGTCGGCTTTGCCGCGCTGCTGATCTTCGCCGGCTTCGTCGCGCTCGGCGTGTGGCAGGTCCACCGCCGGACGTGGAAGCTCGCGCTGATCGAACAGGTCGACGCGCGCGCCCATGCGTTGCCGGTCGCGCCACCGCGGCCGGGCGCTCAGGTGACCGCCGAGCGCGATGCCTATCGCCGCGTGATCGTCCGCGGCGTCTTCCTCAACGATTCCGAGACCCTGGTCCGTGCGGCGACCGTGCTCGGCAGCGGCTATTGGGTGATGACCCCGCTGCGCACGTCGGGCGGCGTCGTGCTGGTCAACCGCGGCTATGTCAGCCCCGAACAGCGCACCGCGCACGCCAGGCCGCAGGGCGAGCAGACCGTCACCGGCTACCTGCGCATCACCGAACCCGGCGGCGGCTTCCTGCGCAAGAACGACCCCGCGCACGGCGCCTGGTATTCGCGCGACGTCGCGGCGATCGCCCGCGCGCGCGGCGTTTCCGCGGCGCCCTATTTCATCGATGCGGACCGCGTCGGCGAAGGAGCCCCGGTCGGGGGGCTGACGGTGATCGCCTTCCCGAACAACCACCTCGTCTACATGCTGACCTGGTTCGCGCTGGCGGGCCTGACGCTCGTCGGATTCGGCGTGTTCGTGCGCCAGGACCGGCGCAAGGTGGCGGCATGA
- a CDS encoding ubiquinol oxidase subunit II, with the protein MRLAALPIALAVSGCNWVVMSPSGDIATQQRDLVLVATGLMLLIVLPVIALTLLFAFRYRASNKAATYSPDWDHSVGLELMIWGAPLLIIIALGAITWTSTHLLDPYRPLARIKPEAQTTGTNVPLGTLGGTPQQIKGGANNPLEVDVVALDWKWLFIYPEYGIATVNELAAPVDRPIKFKLTSSSVMNAFYIPALAGMIYTMPGMETTLHAVINKPGDYEGFSSNYSGAGFSGMRFRFYGTSDADFDAWVGRIKSGGGGLDRANYLRLVKPTEKVPVMRFGTVDAGLFKAIVEQCVAPGKPCMSTLMAHDEKDGMTMPGVNGGHGPQEAESRPEGALMKDGDEKGSGKHWTAPADLKRDGGTRTPGHSDNRDHTMLVPHTLPGSRPVAVG; encoded by the coding sequence ATGCGGCTTGCCGCGCTTCCGATCGCGCTCGCGGTCAGCGGATGCAACTGGGTGGTGATGTCGCCGTCCGGTGACATCGCGACCCAGCAGCGCGACCTGGTGCTGGTCGCGACCGGGCTGATGCTGCTGATCGTGCTGCCGGTGATCGCGCTGACGCTCCTGTTCGCGTTCCGCTACCGCGCGAGCAACAAGGCGGCGACCTATTCGCCCGACTGGGATCACTCGGTCGGCCTCGAGCTGATGATCTGGGGCGCGCCGCTGCTGATCATCATCGCGCTGGGCGCGATCACCTGGACCAGCACGCATCTGCTCGACCCGTATCGCCCGCTCGCGCGGATCAAGCCCGAGGCGCAGACGACGGGCACCAACGTGCCGCTCGGCACGCTCGGCGGCACGCCGCAGCAGATCAAGGGCGGGGCGAACAACCCGCTCGAGGTCGACGTCGTCGCGCTCGACTGGAAGTGGCTGTTCATCTACCCCGAATACGGCATCGCCACCGTCAACGAACTGGCGGCGCCGGTCGACCGGCCGATCAAGTTCAAGCTGACCTCGTCGTCGGTGATGAACGCCTTCTACATCCCCGCGCTCGCCGGCATGATCTACACGATGCCGGGCATGGAGACGACGCTGCACGCGGTCATCAACAAGCCGGGCGATTACGAGGGCTTCTCGTCCAACTACAGCGGTGCCGGCTTCTCGGGCATGCGCTTCCGCTTCTACGGTACGTCGGACGCGGACTTCGATGCCTGGGTCGGCCGGATCAAGAGCGGCGGCGGCGGGCTCGACCGCGCGAACTATCTGCGGCTCGTCAAGCCGACCGAGAAGGTCCCGGTGATGCGCTTCGGCACGGTCGATGCCGGGCTGTTCAAGGCGATCGTCGAGCAGTGCGTCGCACCCGGCAAGCCGTGCATGTCCACGCTGATGGCGCATGACGAGAAGGACGGGATGACGATGCCCGGCGTCAATGGCGGCCACGGTCCCCAGGAAGCCGAGTCGCGTCCCGAAGGCGCACTGATGAAGGACGGCGACGAGAAGGGGAGCGGCAAGCACTGGACCGCCCCCGCCGATCTCAAACGCGACGGCGGCACCAGAACGCCGGGTCATTCCGACAATCGCGACCACACCATGCTGGTACCCCATACCCTGCCGGGCTCGCGCCCCGTAGCGGTCGGCTAG
- the cyoD gene encoding cytochrome o ubiquinol oxidase subunit IV, with the protein MSDNTNPHTSSVAHGDGSAHGEDHAHGDTASHGTRGSYLKGFFLSAFLTAVPFWAVMTGAFKDPSTAVLVVMLFAVIQIVVHMIYFLHMTTKSEGGWTMMALIFTIILVVITLAGSIWVMFHLNSNMMPMANMADMG; encoded by the coding sequence ATGAGCGACAATACCAACCCGCATACGTCGTCGGTCGCGCACGGTGACGGCAGCGCGCACGGCGAGGATCACGCGCATGGCGACACCGCGTCGCACGGCACGCGCGGCAGCTATCTGAAGGGGTTCTTCCTCTCGGCCTTCCTGACGGCGGTGCCGTTCTGGGCGGTGATGACGGGCGCGTTCAAGGACCCCTCGACCGCGGTGCTGGTCGTGATGCTGTTCGCGGTGATCCAGATCGTCGTGCACATGATCTATTTCCTGCACATGACGACCAAGTCGGAGGGCGGCTGGACGATGATGGCGCTGATCTTCACGATCATCCTCGTCGTGATCACGCTGGCCGGCTCGATCTGGGTGATGTTCCATCTCAACAGCAACATGATGCCGATGGCGAACATGGCGGACATGGGGTGA
- a CDS encoding peptidylprolyl isomerase: MIHALLLAATAAQAAPAPVLPSDPLPADWVAVPDDELLVFTLANGKTVTVRLAPAAAPVHVANIRKLAAAHWWDAGTSVYRLQDNYVAQWGDPTEKKALPGGIVANPVPEYEQRGPTAVARLSRRDPYAEWAGYSRDGWPLAGIGASQWLPHCYGMVGVGRDMAPSTGSGAELYAVIGHGPRALDRNIAMVGRVVEGIEWLSSLPRGTGDLGFYKTPAEYSPIVSARLASDLPAATRPHFQYRATTNPRFAAWIASRENRAPPFFTVPAGGADICNAMPPVRRTP, from the coding sequence ATGATCCATGCCCTGCTTCTCGCCGCAACGGCAGCACAGGCGGCGCCTGCGCCCGTGCTGCCGTCCGACCCCCTGCCCGCCGACTGGGTCGCGGTCCCCGACGACGAGCTGCTCGTCTTCACGCTGGCGAACGGCAAGACCGTGACGGTGCGGCTGGCGCCCGCGGCCGCGCCGGTGCACGTCGCCAATATCCGCAAGCTGGCGGCTGCGCATTGGTGGGATGCGGGGACCAGCGTGTACCGGCTTCAGGACAATTACGTCGCGCAATGGGGCGATCCGACCGAGAAGAAGGCGCTGCCGGGCGGGATCGTCGCGAACCCGGTGCCCGAATACGAGCAGCGCGGGCCGACCGCAGTCGCCCGGCTGTCGCGCCGCGATCCCTATGCGGAATGGGCGGGGTACAGCCGCGACGGGTGGCCGCTGGCGGGGATCGGCGCGAGCCAGTGGCTGCCGCATTGCTACGGCATGGTCGGCGTCGGGCGCGACATGGCGCCGAGCACCGGCAGCGGCGCCGAGCTGTATGCGGTGATCGGTCATGGCCCGCGCGCGCTCGACCGCAACATCGCGATGGTCGGCCGCGTGGTGGAAGGGATCGAGTGGCTGTCGTCGCTGCCGCGCGGGACCGGGGACCTGGGGTTCTACAAGACGCCTGCGGAATACAGCCCGATCGTGTCGGCGCGGCTGGCGAGCGATCTACCCGCCGCCACCCGCCCGCATTTCCAGTATCGCGCGACGACCAACCCGCGCTTCGCCGCGTGGATCGCGTCGCGCGAGAACCGGGCGCCGCCGTTCTTCACGGTGCCGGCGGGCGGCGCGGACATCTGCAACGCGATGCCGCCGGTCCGCCGGACGCCCTGA
- a CDS encoding beta family protein has product MAVDWSDIPYLPMLSIRPAEMRALEELPGLTKDRLLPIIHLRPWVGAHRLESATDRIAQAYGNRRVVIAMGEREQANERPVHSQLETLRQPAHGFREWCQFFDANQDYVPAIQFSPDVPQEEAQIARLYGMDRGLVVIIERPAFGAIALIARRVGERSGGGQGVCFVIDFGVASRDHLQVAAIATGYVNTIREHAPYSHVALSASSFPDSFVGISEQPIYERRLFDTMPSREQLIYSDRGSARVERQTGGGGAPAPRVDYPLFDLWDFYRSDLSGALEPEVRLEEYQSQAAAVMASTNWNAALRVWGTQMIERTAAGDSSAISNPQKATAARINLHLQLQTFYNAPDAAEDTDEDWSG; this is encoded by the coding sequence GTGGCCGTTGACTGGAGCGATATTCCCTACCTACCAATGCTGTCGATACGTCCAGCTGAGATGAGGGCGTTAGAAGAGCTGCCGGGCCTGACGAAGGACCGACTTCTTCCTATCATCCATCTTCGCCCTTGGGTGGGAGCTCACCGGCTTGAAAGCGCAACAGATCGGATTGCTCAGGCCTATGGGAACCGCCGCGTCGTCATAGCAATGGGGGAAAGGGAGCAGGCGAATGAGCGGCCGGTACATAGCCAACTAGAGACGTTGCGTCAGCCGGCGCACGGCTTTCGCGAATGGTGTCAATTCTTCGACGCAAATCAAGACTACGTCCCGGCCATCCAGTTTTCACCGGACGTGCCGCAGGAGGAAGCGCAGATAGCGCGACTGTACGGCATGGATCGGGGGTTAGTCGTGATCATAGAGCGACCTGCGTTTGGAGCGATAGCCTTGATCGCCCGACGGGTCGGCGAACGATCAGGCGGCGGCCAAGGCGTATGCTTCGTGATCGACTTCGGCGTCGCGAGCCGTGATCACTTACAGGTAGCAGCGATCGCTACGGGCTACGTTAACACCATACGCGAACACGCGCCGTACTCTCACGTCGCGCTTTCTGCATCGTCATTTCCCGATAGCTTCGTTGGTATAAGCGAGCAGCCAATCTATGAGCGACGCCTGTTCGATACCATGCCAAGCCGCGAGCAACTGATCTACAGTGATAGAGGAAGCGCGCGGGTGGAACGGCAGACCGGCGGAGGCGGCGCGCCGGCGCCTCGCGTTGATTACCCGCTCTTCGACTTATGGGATTTTTATCGATCTGATTTGTCTGGGGCTTTAGAACCCGAAGTGCGGTTGGAGGAATACCAAAGCCAAGCGGCGGCCGTTATGGCTTCCACCAACTGGAATGCCGCTTTGCGCGTTTGGGGAACGCAGATGATTGAACGCACGGCTGCTGGCGACTCCTCAGCGATCAGCAATCCTCAGAAAGCCACCGCCGCCCGGATCAATTTGCACCTGCAATTGCAGACATTCTACAACGCACCTGACGCCGCCGAGGACACCGACGAGGATTGGTCAGGCTGA